In Mytilus galloprovincialis chromosome 1, xbMytGall1.hap1.1, whole genome shotgun sequence, the following are encoded in one genomic region:
- the LOC143079144 gene encoding ubiquitin-conjugating enzyme E2 N-like, whose protein sequence is MATVPGNLPRRIIKETQRLMTEPVQGIKAIPDECNARYFKVVVDGPKESPYENGTFQLELFLPEEYPMSAPKVRFMTKIYHPNIDKLGRICLDILKDKWSPALQIRTVLLSIQALLSAPNPDDPLANDVAEEWKTNEAQAIERARAWTRTYASSSDK, encoded by the exons ATGGCCACTGTACCTGGGAATTTACCCCGTCGAATCATAAAG GAGACACAGAGATTGATGACAGAGCCAGTACAGGGTATTAAGGCAATTCCAGATGAATGTAATGCAAGATATTTTAAAGTAGTAGTTGATGGTCCAAAAGAG TCTCCCTATGAAAATGGTACATTTCAATTAGAATTGTTTTTACCAGAAGAATATCCAATGTCTGCACCGAAAGTTAGATTTATGACTAAAATATATCATCCTAATATAGATAAACTTGGCAGAATATGTCTAGATATATTAAAAG ATAAATGGAGTCCTGCATTACAGATAAGAACTGTTCTTTTATCAATACAAGCTTTATTAAGTGCACCTAATCCAGATGATCCCTTAGCAAATGATGTAGCAgaagaatggaaaacaaatgaAGCACAGGCTATAGAGAGGG CTAGAGCATGGACAAGAACCTATGCCAGTAGTTCAGACAAATAG